A single genomic interval of Marmota flaviventris isolate mMarFla1 chromosome 14, mMarFla1.hap1, whole genome shotgun sequence harbors:
- the Zfp36l2 gene encoding mRNA decay activator protein ZFP36L2 codes for MSTTLLSAFYDIDFLCKTEKSLANLNLNNMLDKKAVGTPVAAAPSSSFTPGFLRRHSASNLHALAHPAPSPGSCSPKFPGAANGSSCGNTAAGGPASYGPLKEPSGGGGGAALLNKENKFRDRSFSENGERSQHLLHLQQQQKGGGGSQINSTRYKTELCRPFEESGTCKYGEKCQFAHGFHELRSLTRHPKYKTELCRTFHTIGFCPYGPRCHFIHNADERRPAPSGGASGDLRTFGAREALHLGFQREPRPKLHHSLSFSGFPSGHHQPPGGLESPLLLDSPTSRTPPPPSCSSASSCSSSASSCSSASAASTPSGAPTCCASAAAAAAAALLYGTGGAEDLLAPGAPCAACSASCANNAFAFGPELSSLITPLAIQTHNFAAAAAAYYRSQQQGLAPPAQPPAPSAPLPASAAAPPSPPFSFQLPRRLSDSPVFDAPPSPPDSLSDRDSYLSGSLSSGSLSGSESPSLDPGRRLPIFSRLSISDD; via the exons ATGTCGACCACACTTCTGTCGGCCTTCTACGATATCGACTTCTTGTGCAAG ACGGAGAAATCCCTGGCCAACCTCAATCTGAACAACATGCTGGACAAGAAGGCCGTGGGGACGCCAGTGGCCGCTGCCCCCAGCTCGAGCTTCACGCCCGGCTTCCTCCGACGGCACTCGGCCAGCAACCTGCACGCGCTCGCCCACCCCGCGCCCAGCCCGGGCAGCTGCTCGCCCAAGTTCCCGGGCGCCGCTAACGGCAGCAGCTGCGGCAACACGGCAGCGGGCGGCCCGGCCTCCTACGGCCCCCTCAAGGAGCCGTCGGGGGGAGGCGGCGGCGCGGCGCTACTCAACAAGGAGAACAAATTCCGGGACCGCTCGTTCAGTGAGAACGGCGAGCGCAGCCAGCACCTCCTGCACCTGCAGCAGCAGCAAAAGGGAGGCGGCGGTTCACAGATCAATTCCACGCGCTACAAGACGGAGCTGTGCCGACCCTTCGAGGAGAGCGGCACGTGCAAGTATGGGGAGAAGTGCCAGTTCGCGCACGGTTTCCACGAGCTGCGCAGCCTGACACGGCACCCCAAGTACAAAACGGAGCTATGCCGCACCTTCCACACCATCGGCTTCTGCCCCTATGGGCCGCGCTGCCACTTCATCCACAACGCGGACGAGCGGAGGCCTGCGCCTTCAGGGGGCGCCTCAGGGGACTTGCGCACCTTTGGTGCCCGCGAGGCGCTGCACCTGGGCTTCCAGCGGGAGCCGCGGCCCAAGCTGCACCACAGCCTCAGCTTCTCTGGCTTCCCATCCGGCCACCACCAGCCCCCTGGGGGCCTTGAGTCGCCCCTGCTGCTCGACAGCCCTACATCGCGCACGCCTCCGCCGCCCTCCTGCTCTTCTGCCTCATCCTgctcctcctccgcctcctcctgctcctcggCCTCTGCGGCCTCCACGCCCTCCGGCGCCCCGACGTGCTGCGCCTCGGCAGCGGCTGCAGCCGCAGCTGCGCTGCTCTATGGCACCGGGGGCGCCGAGGACTTGCTTGCGCCCGGAGCCCCGTGCGCCGCCTGCTCGGCTTCCTGTGCCAACAACGCCTTCGCCTTCGGCCCGGAGCTGAGCAGCCTCATCACGCCGCTGGCCATCCAGACCCACAACTTCGCCGCCGCGGCCGCCGCCTACTACCGGAGCCAGCAGCAGGGCCTGGCGCCCCCCGCGCAGCCCCCGGCGCCCAGCGCGCCCCTCCCTGCCAGTGCGGCTGCGCCGCCCTCGCCGCCCTTCAGCTTCCAGCTGCCGCGCCGCCTGTCCGACTCGCCGGTGTTCGACGCGCCCCCCAGCCCCCCGGACTCGCTGTCGGACCGCGACAGCTACTTGAGCGGCTCCCTGAGCTCCGGCAGCCTCAGCGGCTCCGAGTCCCCCAGCCTCGACCCGGGCCGCCGGCTGCCCATCTTCAGCCGCCTCTCCATCTCCGACGACTGA